Proteins from one Aureimonas sp. SA4125 genomic window:
- a CDS encoding cell wall hydrolase — protein MPALSTQAAFQDMTSLIEGGRAGARWQAFFIPSPAGAIEKAGLAFGNEADRSRMPRGAGLHGGDGTVYTMDTARPLVDSPDEARVTRGQKGGRVIAVAPQAPPKAFSAGSILERQSLLRPGANIGGADVRSAFARQAAPEKSIEVAMLFAPKRPDILDVAPTPGVMMASLAPPSAPPSTALGYAPAQSGIESRAATLFGKILKSVPKSFIPPLGEGDHAWAATPLPISAYSAKEQTCLANGIYFEARGESELGQAAVAQVMLNRVRNPSYPKSICGVVYQNKHWRNRCQFSFACDGIKDKITNKRSYSEALRIAGEVTRGDTWIAEVGSSTHYHATYVAPRWANAMKKVDKIGRHIFYRTFGGGWN, from the coding sequence GTGCCCGCGCTGTCGACGCAGGCCGCCTTCCAGGACATGACCAGCCTCATCGAAGGCGGCCGCGCCGGGGCGCGCTGGCAGGCCTTCTTCATCCCGTCGCCGGCCGGCGCGATCGAAAAGGCCGGGCTTGCCTTCGGCAACGAGGCCGACCGGTCGAGGATGCCGCGCGGCGCCGGCCTGCACGGCGGCGACGGCACGGTCTACACCATGGACACCGCCCGCCCGCTCGTCGACAGCCCGGACGAGGCACGCGTGACCCGCGGCCAGAAGGGCGGTCGCGTCATCGCCGTCGCGCCGCAGGCGCCGCCCAAGGCGTTCAGCGCCGGCTCGATCCTCGAACGCCAAAGCCTTCTGCGGCCGGGCGCCAATATCGGCGGCGCCGACGTTCGCTCGGCCTTCGCGCGCCAGGCAGCGCCGGAAAAGTCGATCGAAGTGGCGATGCTGTTTGCCCCGAAGCGGCCCGATATCCTCGACGTCGCGCCGACCCCGGGCGTCATGATGGCATCGCTTGCGCCGCCCAGTGCGCCCCCGTCGACGGCCCTCGGCTACGCGCCGGCGCAGAGCGGCATCGAGAGCCGCGCAGCGACGCTGTTCGGGAAGATCCTGAAATCCGTCCCGAAGAGCTTCATCCCGCCGCTCGGCGAGGGCGATCATGCCTGGGCGGCGACGCCGCTGCCGATCTCGGCCTATTCGGCCAAAGAACAGACCTGCCTCGCCAATGGCATCTATTTCGAGGCCCGCGGCGAATCGGAGCTCGGCCAGGCGGCCGTGGCCCAGGTCATGCTCAACCGCGTGCGTAATCCGAGCTATCCCAAGTCGATCTGCGGCGTCGTCTACCAGAACAAGCACTGGCGCAACCGCTGCCAGTTCTCCTTCGCCTGCGACGGCATCAAGGACAAGATCACCAACAAGCGTTCCTATTCCGAGGCGCTGCGGATCGCCGGCGAGGTGACGCGGGGCGATACCTGGATAGCCGAGGTGGGCTCGTCGACGCATTATCACGCGACCTACGTTGCGCCGCGCTGGGCGAACGCGATGAAGAAGGTCGACAAGATCGGCCGCCACATCTTCTACCGCACGTTCGGCGGCGGCTGGAACTAA
- a CDS encoding AtpZ/AtpI family protein codes for MDRQEEREADASGAPEEWQRRREQLAEKLAAQRARSGPAVAAGSSAGGMKGAADGMKLASEFVAGILAGAGIGYLFDRIVGTSPFGLIVFLILGFVAGVLNVLRSVGKTGSAATQPPKEAAMSKNPPPD; via the coding sequence ATGGACCGGCAGGAGGAGCGCGAAGCAGACGCATCCGGCGCCCCCGAGGAATGGCAGCGTCGCCGCGAGCAACTGGCCGAAAAGCTGGCGGCGCAGCGTGCACGGTCCGGTCCGGCCGTGGCCGCCGGCAGTTCGGCCGGTGGCATGAAGGGCGCTGCCGACGGCATGAAGCTTGCCAGCGAATTTGTCGCAGGCATCCTTGCCGGCGCCGGAATCGGCTACCTCTTCGACCGCATCGTCGGCACCAGCCCCTTCGGTCTCATCGTCTTCCTCATTCTCGGCTTCGTCGCGGGCGTCCTCAACGTGCTCCGTTCTGTCGGCAAGACCGGGTCTGCGGCCACCCAGCCACCAAAAGAAGCCGCAATGAGCAAGAATCCGCCCCCGGATTGA
- a CDS encoding glycosyl transferase family 2 produces the protein MVSVMIEAGEDPHALAASLSTLVAGAVEGMVREVVVIDRGLDAATREIADHAGCRIVPGSDLAGTVSASRGDWVLLLEAGARLSLDWVEAVATHIGDVEKRGLTPRAARFSRAKRDRPGLLARLTGRRTALVEGLLVPKPQAIGLAKRAATLEAMGRGVATTRLVASLRPRLAPSRR, from the coding sequence ATGGTGTCGGTGATGATCGAAGCTGGGGAAGACCCGCATGCGCTGGCGGCGAGCCTGTCGACGCTGGTTGCGGGCGCCGTCGAGGGCATGGTGCGGGAGGTCGTCGTGATCGACCGGGGCCTCGACGCCGCGACGCGCGAGATTGCCGATCATGCCGGCTGCCGGATCGTGCCCGGTAGCGACCTTGCCGGCACCGTCTCGGCGTCGCGCGGCGACTGGGTGCTGCTGCTGGAAGCCGGCGCACGGCTGTCGCTCGACTGGGTCGAGGCGGTGGCGACCCATATCGGCGATGTCGAGAAGCGGGGGCTGACGCCCCGCGCCGCGCGCTTCTCGCGTGCCAAGCGCGACCGTCCCGGTCTTCTGGCGCGCCTCACGGGGCGACGGACGGCCCTCGTCGAAGGCCTGCTCGTGCCTAAACCCCAGGCGATCGGGCTGGCGAAGCGGGCGGCGACGCTGGAGGCGATGGGCCGCGGCGTCGCGACGACGCGGCTGGTGGCCTCGCTGCGGCCGCGGCTCGCACCCTCCCGCCGCTGA
- a CDS encoding F0F1 ATP synthase subunit B translates to MDNTFWALVGLLIFFAVVAYFKVPAMINKALDARSARIRQEIEEARALKDEAKRQLAEYQRRRREAEVEARDIVAGAEREAASLLQEAKLKSEEYVARRTAMAEQKIAQAENDAIAAVRSSAVDIAVAAAAKILGERNAAGANAGLVDQSITEVRKLLN, encoded by the coding sequence ATGGACAATACATTCTGGGCTCTTGTCGGCCTTCTGATCTTCTTTGCCGTCGTCGCCTATTTCAAGGTGCCGGCGATGATCAACAAGGCGCTCGACGCCCGGAGCGCGCGGATCCGCCAGGAGATCGAAGAGGCGCGCGCGCTGAAGGACGAGGCCAAGCGGCAGCTGGCCGAGTACCAGCGCCGCCGCCGCGAGGCCGAGGTCGAGGCGAGGGACATCGTCGCCGGCGCCGAACGCGAGGCGGCCTCGCTCCTCCAGGAAGCGAAGCTCAAGAGCGAGGAATACGTCGCCCGGCGCACCGCCATGGCCGAGCAGAAGATCGCTCAGGCCGAAAACGACGCGATCGCCGCGGTGCGGTCCTCGGCGGTCGATATCGCCGTCGCCGCCGCTGCCAAAATCCTGGGTGAGCGCAATGCGGCCGGTGCCAATGCCGGACTCGTCGACCAGTCCATCACCGAAGTGCGCAAGCTGCTGAACTGA
- a CDS encoding PA0069 family radical SAM protein: MQDVRVADRAAFSGPNGIDIAQHVIAESGLRIGFERRRGRGSGVNPTGRFEPFARSAYDDGWNSLDELPAFTTDVQVEKPKTIISRNTSPDISFDRSVNPYRGCEHGCVYCFARPSHAYMGMSPGLDFETKLFAKPNAAELLERELSKPGYVPKSIAIGTNTDPYQPIEKSWRIMREVLEVLEAANHPVGIVTKSALVTRDIDILSRMAAKGLAKVALSVTTLDRTLARAMEPRAATPAKRLDAVKALSEAGIPTMVMTAPIIPGLTDHEIERLLDAAHAAGAREAGWVLLRLPLEVSPIFKEWLLRHYPGRYRHVLSLLRSMRDGKDYDAEWGKRMRGTGPYAFQIRKRFELAAKRLGLNTERAVLRTDLFTPPRQEGVQLSLL; this comes from the coding sequence ATGCAGGACGTCAGAGTCGCCGACCGGGCAGCGTTTTCCGGACCCAACGGCATCGACATTGCCCAGCACGTCATCGCCGAGTCGGGCCTGCGCATCGGTTTCGAGCGGCGGCGCGGCCGCGGCTCGGGTGTGAACCCGACGGGACGGTTCGAGCCGTTTGCGCGCAGCGCCTATGACGACGGCTGGAACTCGCTCGACGAGCTGCCGGCGTTCACGACGGACGTGCAGGTCGAGAAGCCGAAGACGATCATCTCGCGCAATACCTCGCCCGACATCTCCTTCGACCGCTCGGTCAATCCCTATCGCGGCTGCGAGCACGGCTGCGTCTACTGCTTCGCCCGTCCGAGCCATGCCTATATGGGAATGTCGCCGGGCCTCGACTTCGAGACCAAGCTCTTCGCCAAGCCCAACGCCGCCGAGCTTCTCGAACGCGAGCTGTCGAAGCCCGGCTATGTCCCGAAATCGATCGCCATCGGCACGAACACCGATCCCTACCAGCCGATCGAAAAGAGCTGGCGGATCATGCGCGAAGTGCTGGAAGTGCTGGAGGCGGCGAACCATCCGGTGGGAATCGTCACCAAGTCGGCGCTGGTCACGCGTGACATCGACATTCTCTCGCGCATGGCGGCCAAGGGTCTGGCCAAGGTGGCGCTGTCGGTGACGACGCTCGACCGGACGCTGGCGCGGGCGATGGAGCCCCGTGCGGCAACGCCGGCAAAACGCCTCGACGCGGTGAAGGCGCTCAGCGAGGCCGGCATCCCGACCATGGTGATGACGGCGCCGATCATCCCGGGTCTCACCGACCACGAGATCGAGCGACTGCTCGATGCGGCGCATGCCGCCGGGGCTCGCGAGGCCGGATGGGTGCTCTTGCGCCTGCCGCTGGAGGTCAGCCCGATCTTCAAGGAATGGCTGCTCCGGCATTATCCTGGCCGCTACCGCCACGTCCTGTCGCTCCTGCGCTCGATGCGCGACGGCAAGGACTACGACGCCGAATGGGGGAAGCGCATGCGCGGCACGGGCCCCTATGCCTTTCAGATCCGCAAGCGTTTCGAGCTGGCGGCCAAGCGCCTCGGGCTGAACACCGAGAGGGCCGTGCTGCGCACCGACCTGTTCACGCCTCCCCGGCAGGAGGGGGTGCAGCTTTCGCTCCTCTGA
- the moaB gene encoding molybdenum cofactor biosynthesis protein B, whose amino-acid sequence MTDRAFIPLSIAVLTVSDTRTPADDKSGDTLAERLTAAGHSLADRAIVPDEIEAIRAQVVAWAQDRAIDVVITTGGTGFTGRDVTPEALEPIFDKRMDGFSAVFHRVSFDKIGVSTIQSRATGGVINATFVFVLPGSPGACRDGWDLILSAQLDYRHRPCNFVEIMPRLDEHLRRGGKPV is encoded by the coding sequence ATGACCGACCGCGCCTTCATCCCCCTGTCGATCGCGGTGCTGACCGTCTCCGACACCCGGACTCCCGCCGACGACAAGTCGGGCGACACGCTCGCCGAGCGGCTGACCGCGGCAGGCCACAGCCTCGCCGACCGGGCGATCGTCCCCGACGAGATCGAGGCCATTCGTGCGCAGGTTGTCGCCTGGGCGCAGGATCGCGCAATCGACGTGGTGATCACGACCGGCGGCACCGGCTTCACCGGCCGCGACGTGACGCCCGAGGCGCTCGAGCCGATCTTCGACAAGCGCATGGACGGGTTCTCCGCGGTCTTCCATCGCGTGTCCTTCGACAAGATCGGGGTCTCGACGATCCAGTCGCGGGCGACCGGCGGCGTCATCAACGCCACCTTCGTCTTCGTCCTGCCGGGCTCGCCCGGGGCCTGCCGCGATGGCTGGGACCTCATCCTTTCGGCACAGCTCGACTACCGCCACCGCCCCTGCAATTTCGTCGAGATCATGCCGCGGCTGGACGAGCACCTGCGGCGCGGCGGCAAACCGGTCTGA
- a CDS encoding F0F1 ATP synthase subunit B has product MFVTEAHAQTETPATDVAPVAGEHAPVNGEAAHGTAVGAPGESHSGVFPPMDTQFFPSQLLWLAISFGVFYLVLQKVILPRIGGILENRRDRVALDLDAAERMKSDADEALAAYEQDLAAARARSHQIAADARDAAKADADAERAEVEAELDRNLEAAQARIATIKQAALADVGQIAEAATAEMLSAVAGLDLPGEKIAGAVRAVRS; this is encoded by the coding sequence ATGTTCGTCACTGAAGCCCATGCCCAGACCGAGACCCCGGCAACGGACGTGGCCCCGGTTGCGGGCGAGCATGCACCCGTAAACGGCGAAGCCGCCCACGGCACCGCCGTCGGCGCCCCCGGCGAAAGCCATTCCGGCGTCTTCCCGCCGATGGATACCCAGTTTTTCCCCTCGCAGCTCCTGTGGCTGGCGATCAGTTTCGGCGTCTTCTACCTCGTTCTGCAGAAGGTTATCCTGCCGCGCATCGGCGGGATCCTCGAGAACCGTCGCGATCGTGTCGCGCTGGACCTCGATGCGGCCGAGCGCATGAAGAGTGACGCCGACGAGGCGCTGGCCGCCTACGAGCAGGACCTTGCGGCCGCCCGCGCGCGCTCGCACCAGATCGCCGCCGACGCGCGCGACGCCGCCAAGGCCGATGCCGACGCCGAGCGCGCCGAGGTCGAGGCCGAACTCGATCGCAATCTCGAGGCGGCGCAGGCGCGCATCGCCACCATCAAGCAGGCAGCTCTTGCCGATGTCGGCCAGATCGCGGAGGCCGCGACCGCCGAGATGCTGTCCGCCGTCGCCGGGCTCGATCTTCCGGGCGAGAAAATCGCCGGCGCCGTGCGCGCCGTGCGCAGCTGA
- a CDS encoding F0F1 ATP synthase subunit C, whose protein sequence is MDAEAAKYIGAGLACFGMAGTALGLGNMFAAYLSGALRNPSAADGQFGRLIFGFAVTEALGIFSLLVALLLLFAV, encoded by the coding sequence ATGGACGCGGAAGCTGCAAAGTACATCGGTGCCGGCCTCGCATGCTTCGGCATGGCCGGAACGGCCCTCGGTCTCGGCAACATGTTCGCCGCCTACCTCTCGGGCGCGCTGCGCAATCCCTCGGCTGCCGACGGCCAGTTCGGCCGCCTGATCTTCGGCTTCGCCGTCACGGAAGCGCTCGGCATCTTCTCGCTGCTCGTCGCGCTGCTCCTCCTCTTCGCGGTCTAA
- the der gene encoding ribosome biogenesis GTPase Der has translation MVTIAIIGRPNVGKSTLFNRLVGKKLALVDDRPGVTRDRRNGDARLLDIEFEIIDTAGLEEAAADSLEGRMRQQTETAIDEADLSLFMVDAKSGLTPQDSFFCEVLRRKNKPVVLVSNKAEAKNSSAGFYDAYTLGLGEPVPISAEHGEGMGDLRDAIVAALGEAAFADPDEDAAVAPERDPDVTILAPGEGDEEEPIEVYDDTKPLRIAIVGRPNAGKSTLINRFLGEERLLTGPEAGITRDSISVEWEWRGRRIKMFDTAGMRRKAKVQEKLERLSVADALRAIRFAEVVVVVFDSTIPFERQDLSLADLIMREGRAPVIAFNKWDLIEDRQAVLADLREKTERLLPQARGIRAVPVSGETGDGLDRLMQAITETHEIWNKRISTAKLNQWLEKVTGHHPPPAVAGRRVNIKYMTQVKSRPPTFVLSVSRPEALGASYTRYLTNGLREAFKLGGVPIRLNLRKTDNPFAGRAKKYT, from the coding sequence ATGGTCACCATCGCCATCATCGGCCGCCCCAATGTCGGCAAGTCGACGCTGTTCAACAGGCTGGTCGGCAAGAAGCTCGCCCTCGTCGACGATCGCCCGGGCGTCACCCGCGACCGCCGCAACGGCGACGCGCGCCTCCTCGACATCGAGTTCGAGATCATCGATACCGCCGGCCTCGAGGAGGCCGCGGCCGACAGTCTGGAAGGGCGCATGCGCCAGCAGACCGAGACGGCGATCGACGAGGCCGACCTGTCGCTGTTCATGGTCGACGCCAAATCCGGCCTGACGCCGCAGGACAGCTTCTTCTGCGAGGTTCTCCGGCGCAAGAACAAGCCGGTCGTGCTCGTCTCCAACAAGGCCGAGGCGAAGAACTCGTCGGCCGGCTTCTACGACGCCTACACGCTCGGCCTCGGCGAACCCGTGCCGATCTCGGCCGAGCATGGCGAGGGCATGGGAGACCTGCGTGACGCCATCGTCGCCGCCCTTGGCGAGGCCGCCTTCGCCGATCCGGACGAGGACGCGGCGGTGGCGCCCGAACGCGATCCCGACGTCACCATTCTGGCGCCGGGCGAGGGCGACGAGGAGGAGCCGATCGAGGTCTACGACGACACCAAGCCGCTGCGCATCGCCATCGTCGGCCGGCCGAATGCCGGCAAGTCGACCCTCATCAACCGATTTCTCGGCGAGGAACGCCTCCTCACCGGGCCCGAAGCGGGCATCACGCGCGATTCCATCTCGGTCGAATGGGAATGGCGCGGCCGTCGCATCAAGATGTTCGACACCGCCGGCATGCGCCGCAAGGCCAAGGTGCAGGAGAAGCTCGAGCGCCTGTCGGTCGCCGACGCGCTGCGCGCCATCCGCTTTGCCGAAGTCGTCGTCGTGGTCTTCGATTCGACCATTCCCTTCGAGCGCCAGGATCTGTCGCTTGCCGACCTCATCATGCGCGAGGGCCGCGCGCCGGTGATCGCCTTCAACAAGTGGGATCTCATCGAGGACCGGCAGGCTGTGCTCGCCGATCTGCGCGAGAAGACCGAGCGGCTCCTGCCGCAGGCCCGCGGCATCCGCGCCGTGCCGGTATCCGGCGAGACCGGCGACGGCCTCGACCGGCTGATGCAGGCGATCACCGAGACGCACGAGATCTGGAACAAGCGCATCTCGACCGCCAAGCTGAATCAGTGGCTGGAGAAGGTCACCGGGCACCATCCGCCGCCGGCCGTCGCCGGCCGCCGCGTCAACATCAAATACATGACGCAGGTGAAGAGCCGACCGCCGACCTTCGTCCTGTCGGTCTCGCGCCCCGAGGCGCTTGGCGCCTCCTACACCCGCTACCTCACCAACGGCCTGCGCGAAGCCTTCAAGCTCGGCGGCGTCCCGATCCGGCTGAACCTGCGCAAGACCGATAATCCCTTCGCCGGCCGGGCCAAGAAATACACCTGA
- a CDS encoding 4-(cytidine 5'-diphospho)-2-C-methyl-D-erythritol kinase, with product MTGARGSVPVARPEWREPAPAKVNLALHVTGQRADGYHTLSSLVAFTEMGDSLTASPSTEDRLTLSGPFAAALGAGPVEGNILVKALCAARSVLSGGGSELPPLALALDKRLPVASGIGGGSADAAALLRIVAQMFPARAAALREAALTLGADVPMCFDGVPAQVEGLGEIAAPLARFPSVACLLVNPGMEVSTPAVFRQLASRSNPPMPSIPSAGFASLTDLVGYLSDTRNDLAAPAGLLAPEIARLEASLRQAGAAFARMSGSGATVFALFDSPAAANDAARTLARHYPSYWIFPTRLMPSPHRQPLDRTN from the coding sequence ATGACGGGTGCCCGGGGAAGCGTTCCGGTCGCACGGCCGGAATGGCGGGAGCCAGCGCCGGCCAAGGTCAATCTCGCGCTGCACGTGACCGGGCAGCGCGCCGACGGCTACCACACGCTGTCGAGCCTCGTCGCCTTCACCGAAATGGGCGACAGCCTCACCGCGTCGCCATCCACGGAAGATCGCCTGACCCTGTCGGGCCCGTTCGCGGCGGCGCTGGGTGCAGGCCCGGTCGAGGGCAACATTCTCGTCAAGGCGCTTTGCGCTGCGCGTTCCGTGCTCTCGGGAGGAGGCAGCGAGCTTCCCCCGCTCGCGCTGGCGTTGGACAAGCGCCTGCCGGTCGCGTCGGGCATCGGAGGCGGCTCGGCGGACGCGGCGGCGCTCCTGCGGATCGTCGCCCAGATGTTTCCGGCACGCGCCGCGGCATTGCGCGAGGCGGCACTCACGCTCGGCGCCGATGTCCCGATGTGCTTCGACGGCGTGCCGGCGCAGGTCGAGGGTCTCGGCGAGATCGCCGCGCCGCTCGCCCGCTTTCCCTCCGTCGCCTGCCTTCTCGTCAATCCCGGCATGGAAGTCTCGACGCCGGCGGTCTTCCGCCAGCTCGCCAGCCGCAGTAATCCGCCGATGCCGTCGATCCCGTCGGCGGGCTTTGCCTCACTCACGGACCTTGTCGGCTATCTCAGCGACACCCGTAACGACCTGGCCGCTCCAGCGGGGCTCCTCGCCCCGGAGATCGCGAGGCTCGAGGCATCGCTCCGACAGGCCGGGGCCGCCTTCGCGCGGATGTCGGGTTCGGGCGCGACGGTCTTCGCGCTGTTCGATTCGCCCGCCGCGGCGAATGACGCCGCCCGGACCCTTGCCCGCCATTATCCCAGCTACTGGATATTCCCGACCCGGCTGATGCCCAGCCCGCACCGCCAACCGTTGGACAGGACGAATTGA
- a CDS encoding F0F1 ATP synthase subunit A translates to MANDPLHQFVIQPLVPIQVGGLHFDFTNSAAFMLLTVAVASAFLYWTTSSRSLVPGRLQSVSEMSYEFIANMLRDSAGTSGMRFFPLVFSLFMFVLVANLLGMFPYFFTVTSHIIVTFALAIVVIATVVIYGISKHGLSWFKLFVPTGVPMVILPFVVLIEVISFLSRPISLSVRLFANMLAGHITLKVFSGFVVSLSALGAIGIGGAILPLIMTVALTGLEFLVAFLQAYVFAVLTCMYLNDAVHPHH, encoded by the coding sequence TTGGCGAACGATCCGCTGCACCAATTCGTAATCCAGCCGCTGGTCCCGATCCAGGTCGGCGGGCTGCATTTCGATTTCACCAATTCGGCGGCCTTCATGCTGCTGACGGTCGCGGTCGCGTCGGCCTTCCTGTACTGGACGACGAGCTCGCGCAGCCTGGTGCCGGGGCGCCTGCAGTCGGTCTCGGAGATGTCCTACGAGTTCATCGCGAACATGTTGCGCGATTCGGCCGGAACGAGCGGCATGCGCTTCTTTCCGCTCGTGTTCTCGCTCTTCATGTTCGTGCTGGTCGCCAACCTTCTCGGCATGTTCCCCTACTTCTTCACCGTGACGAGCCACATCATCGTCACCTTCGCGCTGGCCATCGTCGTCATCGCGACCGTGGTCATCTACGGCATTTCCAAGCACGGCCTGTCCTGGTTCAAGCTGTTCGTGCCGACGGGCGTGCCGATGGTCATCCTGCCCTTCGTGGTGTTGATCGAGGTGATCTCGTTCCTGTCGCGGCCGATCTCGCTGTCGGTGCGTCTCTTCGCCAACATGCTGGCCGGCCATATCACGCTGAAGGTCTTTTCGGGCTTCGTCGTGTCGCTGAGCGCCCTTGGCGCCATCGGCATCGGCGGCGCGATCCTGCCGCTGATCATGACCGTCGCCCTGACCGGGCTTGAATTCCTGGTCGCCTTCCTGCAGGCCTACGTCTTCGCGGTCTTGACCTGCATGTATCTCAACGATGCGGTCCATCCCCATCATTGA
- a CDS encoding ribonuclease HII encodes MARHSSDSPSSLPPAAAEASIVSVPDFRIETERFARGALLVAGIDEAGRGPLAGPVVAAAVILDPACIPDGLNDSKKLTPEDRERLFLEILAFATVSLASASAAEIDRINIRQATLLAMRRAAHGLSHPPCHLLIDGNDVPPLLRDRATAVVQGDARSLSIAAASIVAKVTRDRMMTRLCQVHPHYGFSQHMGYATRRHLAAITQHGPCPHHRLSFSPLRQGELLFA; translated from the coding sequence ATGGCTCGTCATTCCTCCGATTCTCCGTCTTCTCTCCCGCCTGCAGCAGCAGAGGCAAGCATCGTCTCCGTGCCGGACTTCCGCATCGAGACCGAGCGCTTCGCACGCGGGGCGCTTCTTGTCGCGGGGATCGACGAGGCCGGGCGTGGCCCCCTGGCCGGCCCCGTCGTGGCGGCCGCGGTGATTCTCGATCCCGCCTGCATCCCGGACGGGCTGAATGATTCCAAGAAGCTGACCCCCGAAGATCGCGAGCGGTTGTTCCTGGAGATCCTGGCCTTCGCCACGGTTTCGCTCGCATCCGCCAGTGCTGCCGAGATCGACCGGATCAATATCCGCCAGGCGACACTGCTGGCCATGCGCCGGGCCGCACACGGACTATCCCATCCCCCTTGTCACCTCCTGATCGACGGCAACGACGTCCCGCCCCTTCTCCGCGACCGGGCGACCGCCGTGGTGCAGGGCGACGCGCGCTCGCTGTCGATCGCCGCGGCGTCGATCGTCGCCAAGGTGACGCGCGACCGGATGATGACGCGGCTCTGCCAGGTCCACCCGCATTACGGCTTCAGCCAGCACATGGGCTATGCGACGCGCCGGCATCTGGCCGCCATCACGCAGCACGGCCCCTGCCCCCATCACCGCCTGAGTTTCAGTCCCCTGCGCCAGGGCGAACTGCTGTTCGCCTGA